A region of Maridesulfovibrio sp. DNA encodes the following proteins:
- a CDS encoding HD domain-containing phosphohydrolase, translating into MNIGLNPENRLKKIIKPKKLKAFMQKALPLLPEGSVLCVYIDGTPIFCAEPICHSFEETILSPLKNPFDDNLSLGAFIVNRAKLSKPELSHIKSVLDFTAFSISNYIESETARRLIGEETLSKYRELALLHRSIVELNNSLRLKDVITALTNECKTSALPAEMGAVYLPEEEGFTIFDSFGNFSTNELENLVECRLFKDIINSLRGEIINDVRKDNRCSAKLSDKIRSMLIMPIPSPNVCEGVLVLTSPGTNAFNAAHLKHVNTLSSVAGISISNAYNFESIRVLMDALLKALAEAIDARDPFTAGHSERVAHLAVSFARQISQDKNKFEHIVFTDEQLREIFYSGILHDIGKIGIKEEVLTKKTRLPTSMVDVIGMRLKLFGIHHRQEWESDYKRIKQINSSLSPDQEDLDFVYSMSTQKFKVNGSTIHMLQPDERKSLTIRRGNLTDEERLEIERHPAESKRILDHIPFQDDLSQLLTIIVQHHERMDGSGYPEGLSADEILIQSRILAIVDIYDAITQERHYKPATPKERALKILSLEAGEGKLDQDLVTLFINNISAIESGADSINLDRPISTRFCKIPRGNMN; encoded by the coding sequence ATGAACATAGGACTGAATCCGGAAAACCGCTTGAAAAAAATCATCAAGCCCAAAAAGCTTAAAGCTTTCATGCAAAAAGCACTGCCGCTGCTTCCCGAAGGCTCAGTTCTCTGTGTTTACATTGACGGAACCCCGATTTTTTGTGCCGAACCGATCTGCCATTCCTTTGAAGAAACAATTCTAAGCCCGTTAAAGAACCCTTTTGATGACAATCTCAGTCTTGGCGCATTTATAGTCAACCGGGCGAAACTCTCAAAACCGGAACTGAGCCACATAAAATCAGTTCTTGATTTCACGGCTTTTTCTATTTCAAATTACATTGAGTCTGAAACCGCCAGGCGGCTGATCGGCGAGGAAACCCTTTCCAAATACCGGGAACTCGCTCTTCTTCACCGATCCATTGTTGAGCTCAACAACTCCCTGCGGCTGAAAGATGTCATCACTGCGCTGACCAATGAATGCAAGACATCCGCACTGCCCGCTGAAATGGGCGCTGTCTACCTGCCTGAAGAAGAAGGATTTACCATATTTGACAGCTTTGGAAATTTCTCAACAAACGAATTGGAGAATCTGGTAGAATGCAGGCTTTTCAAAGATATCATTAACAGCCTGCGCGGTGAAATCATTAATGATGTAAGAAAAGACAACCGATGCAGCGCTAAACTTTCCGATAAAATTCGTTCAATGCTGATTATGCCCATCCCTTCGCCTAATGTATGCGAAGGGGTGCTTGTCCTGACCTCCCCCGGAACAAATGCTTTCAACGCCGCACACCTCAAACATGTAAACACACTTTCTTCTGTGGCAGGCATTTCCATCAGTAATGCTTATAATTTTGAATCCATCCGGGTATTAATGGACGCCCTGCTCAAGGCTCTGGCCGAAGCAATCGATGCACGGGATCCATTCACTGCCGGTCATTCCGAACGGGTTGCCCATCTTGCGGTTTCCTTTGCAAGACAGATTTCACAGGACAAAAACAAATTTGAGCATATCGTTTTTACAGATGAGCAGCTTAGGGAAATTTTCTATTCCGGCATTCTTCATGACATCGGCAAAATCGGCATCAAGGAAGAAGTTCTGACAAAAAAGACCAGACTTCCGACATCTATGGTTGATGTTATCGGCATGCGTTTAAAACTTTTCGGAATCCACCATAGGCAGGAATGGGAAAGCGACTACAAAAGAATCAAGCAGATCAACAGCTCTTTAAGTCCGGATCAGGAAGATCTGGATTTCGTCTACTCCATGAGTACACAAAAATTCAAGGTCAACGGTTCCACCATCCACATGCTTCAACCGGATGAAAGGAAAAGTCTGACCATACGTCGCGGAAACCTGACCGATGAAGAGCGCCTTGAAATTGAACGGCACCCGGCAGAGAGCAAAAGAATTCTTGATCATATCCCCTTTCAGGACGATCTTTCCCAATTGTTGACTATTATCGTCCAGCACCATGAAAGGATGGACGGTTCCGGTTATCCAGAAGGTCTATCCGCTGATGAAATACTCATCCAAAGCAGGATTCTGGCTATCGTGGATATCTATGACGCCATTACCCAGGAAAGGCATTACAAGCCTGCAACCCCCAAGGAACGGGCCTTGAAAATTCTTTCGCTGGAAGCCGGAGAAGGCAAACTTGATCAGGATCTGGTAACACTGTTTATTAACAATATTTCTGCGATTGAAAGCGGGGCGGATTCAATCAACCTTGACCGTCCGATTTCCACAAGGTTCTGCAAAATACCTCGCGGAAATATGAATTAA
- a CDS encoding ATP-binding protein, whose product MSKIFQKTLLLNFILFGVISTSMSLISALTLHDHMVNEYISKGKAIASSIASSSVEILLNRDASTIQSMIDQFRDSDGAAYVYVQDSNGDIVSHTFVPEVPEILAGTSIHPATISIREMEVPGIGNVIDITKPILAGMAGYVHVGMDKGIINDYVWAAIAKLQVVMFFIFWASVFILYMMVKRIAEPLNQLTEYAKKLSDHDFTADIEITSKDEIGLLAGTMKNMAGELTSLISGLERAVGNATSELQDTLTYMEVIMDNLADGLLVVDISGKISVTNPALGELFGIKDEDIRGKGIDSFFPEEMITLFKLVKGSEHEVFSAEIQLPNRRTGKAVATPIHKLDEEKRFNVCLGAVLLIRDITYEKEVDNLKTDFISTVSHELRTPMTSILGFAKIIKKKLEKSVFPICNAPDKKSRKAITQVKDNIGIIVSEGQRLTELINDVLDIAKMESGKIDWKKVPMDIAEVIETSIQTTTPLWKTRNLDMVVNVDENVPTMYGDRDRVMQVLVNLISNAVKFTDSGSITCTASSHNDEIIVSVSDTGSGISPEDQKKIFERFKQAGDTLTGKPKGTGLGLPICKQIVDHHKGRIWVDSKLGEGSSFHFTLAIDTPDESSPVQIPTPLPKTVNRDTRPGSADSPLIMVADDDPALNEFLSQVLEEEGYRIITVSNGQEAVETAKTRMPQLITMDLKMPIMDGAQAITALRQDPSTRHIPVIVISALAEGQQAGGDAALIKPIDEKRLVETIHGLLQEDLIMSDPCMVLGKENETATENLLVICPGKINYCPPSDLWTRVSSGFKGTIFITAELSATLDLDRLSQTPDVQIVILPEN is encoded by the coding sequence ATGTCCAAAATTTTTCAAAAAACACTGCTGCTGAACTTCATTCTATTCGGGGTCATTTCCACATCCATGTCATTGATTTCGGCCCTGACTCTGCATGACCATATGGTCAATGAATACATAAGCAAGGGCAAAGCTATTGCCAGCAGTATAGCCAGCTCGTCAGTAGAAATACTGCTCAACAGGGATGCTTCAACCATCCAATCCATGATTGACCAGTTCAGGGACAGCGACGGAGCAGCCTATGTGTATGTACAGGATTCCAACGGGGATATAGTATCGCACACCTTTGTTCCTGAGGTTCCGGAAATACTTGCCGGAACAAGCATCCACCCCGCAACCATATCCATACGCGAAATGGAAGTCCCCGGCATCGGGAATGTCATAGACATAACCAAACCCATTCTCGCCGGAATGGCCGGGTACGTCCATGTGGGAATGGATAAAGGGATTATCAATGATTATGTATGGGCGGCCATTGCCAAGTTGCAGGTGGTCATGTTCTTCATTTTCTGGGCCAGCGTCTTTATTCTTTACATGATGGTCAAACGTATTGCCGAACCGCTCAACCAGTTGACCGAATATGCTAAAAAATTATCCGACCACGACTTTACAGCCGACATTGAAATTACATCCAAGGATGAAATAGGTCTGCTGGCCGGAACCATGAAAAACATGGCCGGGGAACTAACCTCACTGATTTCTGGGCTTGAACGGGCAGTGGGCAATGCCACCAGCGAATTGCAGGATACCCTGACCTACATGGAAGTAATTATGGACAACCTTGCGGACGGACTGCTGGTTGTGGACATAAGCGGAAAGATATCCGTAACCAACCCCGCCCTCGGAGAATTGTTCGGCATTAAAGATGAAGACATCCGGGGAAAGGGAATTGACTCTTTTTTTCCTGAAGAAATGATTACCTTGTTTAAGCTGGTCAAAGGCAGCGAGCATGAAGTCTTTTCCGCGGAAATCCAGCTTCCCAACCGCAGGACAGGCAAGGCTGTAGCCACCCCCATCCACAAGCTGGACGAAGAGAAAAGATTTAATGTCTGCCTTGGCGCGGTACTCCTTATACGGGATATCACATACGAAAAAGAAGTAGATAACCTGAAGACTGACTTCATATCCACTGTCTCCCATGAACTGCGGACTCCCATGACCTCAATCCTCGGGTTTGCAAAAATCATCAAGAAAAAGCTGGAAAAATCAGTTTTTCCAATCTGCAATGCTCCTGACAAGAAAAGCCGGAAAGCTATAACTCAAGTTAAGGACAACATCGGAATCATTGTTTCCGAAGGACAGCGGCTGACCGAACTTATCAACGACGTGCTTGACATCGCCAAGATGGAATCAGGTAAAATTGACTGGAAAAAAGTTCCCATGGACATTGCCGAAGTCATTGAGACATCAATCCAGACCACAACTCCGCTCTGGAAAACACGAAACCTCGATATGGTTGTAAACGTGGATGAGAATGTCCCCACTATGTACGGAGACCGGGACAGGGTTATGCAGGTTCTGGTCAATCTCATCTCCAATGCTGTAAAATTCACTGATTCCGGCTCAATAACCTGTACGGCCAGCTCGCACAATGACGAAATAATAGTCAGTGTCAGCGATACCGGAAGCGGGATTTCACCAGAAGACCAGAAAAAGATATTTGAACGCTTCAAGCAGGCCGGAGACACTTTAACCGGAAAACCCAAAGGAACAGGACTTGGGCTGCCTATCTGCAAGCAGATTGTGGACCATCATAAGGGCCGCATCTGGGTGGACAGTAAACTTGGTGAAGGCAGTTCCTTTCATTTCACCCTTGCCATAGATACCCCGGATGAAAGCAGTCCTGTTCAAATTCCAACTCCGCTGCCCAAAACTGTAAACAGGGATACCCGTCCGGGAAGTGCTGACAGCCCGTTGATCATGGTTGCAGACGATGATCCGGCACTGAATGAGTTCCTGTCGCAGGTACTTGAAGAGGAAGGCTACCGTATCATCACGGTCTCAAATGGACAGGAAGCAGTGGAAACAGCAAAAACCCGTATGCCGCAATTGATCACCATGGACCTGAAAATGCCGATTATGGATGGCGCACAGGCCATAACGGCCCTGCGCCAGGATCCGTCAACACGGCATATCCCGGTTATAGTGATAAGCGCACTTGCTGAAGGACAGCAGGCGGGAGGAGATGCAGCACTGATCAAACCCATTGATGAAAAAAGACTGGTGGAAACAATCCACGGCCTATTGCAGGAAGACCTGATCATGTCAGACCCCTGCATGGTGCTGGGCAAAGAGAATGAAACTGCTACGGAAAACCTGTTGGTAATCTGTCCGGGAAAAATCAATTATTGCCCCCCTTCCGATCTCTGGACCAGAGTTTCATCCGGTTTCAAGGGGACCATTTTCATTACCGCTGAGCTAAGTGCCACTTTGGATCTGGACCGCCTTTCACAGACCCCCGACGTACAGATTGTTATTTTACCTGAAAACTGA
- a CDS encoding SO_0444 family Cu/Zn efflux transporter: MIDILFSIVRESWEVLLESAPFMLLGFFIAGLLKAFVGPEFISRNLGSGKISDVFKASILGVPIPLCSCGVIPAAAQLRQQGASKGATTSFLISTPETGVDSIAVTYALLDPVMAVFRPFAAFFTAVVAGILVDKDEKMNRNKKEAPKLIPDAVLLPKMDETHGASGCGCDSHEGHIHESSDCCESGCGCGHSHDDQRPESLSGKLSFGMKYSFGNLLQDIGLWFLGGVLLAGIFSALIPDGFIERNLGDGFFPLLIMLAAAVPLYVCATASTPIAAALALKGLSPGAALVFLLAGPATNAASFTVVAKLLGKRSAFIYLGTIIGCSLALGMFANWLYYSLGLSITDWVQSGEEHGHNLLYTVSALILLALIAIPKVTTLVKGESLHGCSH; the protein is encoded by the coding sequence ATGATTGATATACTTTTTTCCATTGTCCGCGAATCATGGGAGGTGCTGCTTGAATCAGCACCATTCATGCTTTTAGGTTTTTTTATTGCCGGATTGCTCAAAGCTTTTGTGGGGCCGGAATTCATTTCCAGAAATCTTGGTTCTGGCAAGATTTCCGATGTATTCAAAGCATCAATTCTGGGAGTTCCCATACCCTTGTGCAGTTGCGGAGTTATTCCGGCGGCAGCGCAACTGCGCCAGCAAGGCGCAAGTAAAGGAGCTACCACCTCATTTCTTATATCAACGCCGGAAACCGGAGTTGATTCAATAGCGGTAACCTATGCCCTGCTTGACCCGGTGATGGCTGTTTTCCGGCCTTTTGCAGCTTTCTTCACTGCTGTGGTGGCTGGTATTCTGGTGGATAAAGACGAAAAGATGAACAGAAATAAAAAGGAAGCACCTAAACTGATCCCAGATGCTGTTCTGCTTCCGAAAATGGATGAGACTCATGGGGCTTCGGGCTGCGGCTGCGATTCCCATGAAGGACATATCCACGAAAGCTCAGATTGCTGTGAGTCAGGATGCGGCTGTGGACACAGCCATGACGATCAACGGCCCGAATCATTAAGCGGCAAGCTGTCCTTCGGCATGAAATACTCGTTTGGTAATCTGTTGCAGGATATCGGCCTTTGGTTTCTCGGCGGAGTGTTGCTTGCCGGTATTTTCAGCGCACTTATCCCGGACGGATTTATTGAACGCAACCTCGGAGACGGATTTTTTCCCCTGCTGATCATGCTTGCAGCAGCCGTGCCGCTCTATGTATGTGCCACGGCCTCCACCCCCATTGCCGCCGCACTGGCTTTAAAAGGGCTCTCTCCCGGCGCAGCACTGGTCTTTCTGCTTGCCGGACCAGCCACAAATGCAGCTTCGTTCACTGTAGTTGCGAAACTTCTCGGTAAACGTTCTGCCTTCATATATCTCGGCACCATTATCGGTTGCTCCCTCGCATTAGGAATGTTCGCCAATTGGCTATACTACTCACTGGGACTGAGCATTACCGACTGGGTCCAATCCGGAGAAGAACATGGGCATAACCTGCTCTACACCGTCAGCGCACTCATTCTGCTTGCCTTAATCGCCATTCCCAAGGTAACAACTTTAGTGAAAGGTGAATCATTGCACGGATGTTCTCATTAA
- a CDS encoding putative molybdenum carrier protein, producing MERHAEYGLKRFASCKNCAHTGPLASFDRQAALFPGNLKLVCHECGTCFEAAGSFLFNGADSLPEGMTIISGGQTGVDRGALDAAIEQGIPHRGWCPKGRKAEDGIIPARYNMYETTGWQYWIRTEKNVLDSDGTLVFPGKNKSKGTSLTIRLARKHGKPLAVVSLNSPDAAETLRAWIAANNIRTLNVAGPRESGEPGISLKTRELLGSLFTIRQVRKQHFQAATSGG from the coding sequence ATGGAAAGACATGCAGAATATGGACTGAAAAGATTCGCCAGTTGTAAGAATTGTGCACACACGGGACCGCTTGCCTCATTTGACAGGCAAGCGGCCTTGTTTCCAGGCAACTTAAAACTGGTCTGTCATGAATGCGGAACCTGTTTTGAAGCTGCCGGCAGTTTTCTTTTTAACGGAGCGGACTCACTTCCCGAGGGAATGACCATAATTTCAGGTGGACAGACCGGAGTTGACCGAGGCGCGCTTGATGCGGCAATTGAACAAGGCATTCCCCATCGCGGCTGGTGCCCGAAAGGGCGTAAAGCCGAAGATGGTATCATCCCCGCCCGATACAACATGTATGAGACTACTGGCTGGCAATACTGGATAAGAACGGAAAAAAACGTGCTCGATTCAGATGGAACCCTTGTCTTTCCGGGAAAAAACAAATCCAAAGGGACTTCCCTGACCATCAGGCTTGCCCGCAAACATGGCAAGCCGCTTGCCGTGGTTTCCCTGAACAGCCCTGATGCAGCAGAGACTTTGCGGGCATGGATAGCGGCTAATAATATCAGGACACTGAATGTGGCCGGCCCACGAGAAAGCGGAGAACCGGGTATCAGCCTGAAAACGAGGGAATTACTTGGTTCGCTGTTTACTATTCGGCAGGTACGAAAACAGCATTTTCAAGCAGCAACTTCAGGCGGGTAA
- the trpS gene encoding tryptophan--tRNA ligase has translation MSKTNNRIVSGMRPTGRLHLGHYFGVLVNWVRIQEDHECYFFVADWHAMTSEYSDPRKISGFVPELVKDWIAAGLDPEKCVIFHQSQVKEHIELHLILSMLTPLGWLERNPTYKEIKQELVQKELNTYGFLGYPVLMASDILMYKPSLVPVGQDQLPHLELTREIARRFNHLNGEYFPEPNAMLTEDAKLPGLDGRKMSKSYNNGIFLGEPMDEVQPKVMSMLTDKNRLRKSDPGDPEVCNLYPYHKLLTDAETCAEIEEGCRNASRGCVECKKLLAKNLSKFLEPMQERRRHLDENPQLVWDILHEGTAKAQVKAKENMEEIRELIGFKF, from the coding sequence ATGAGCAAGACAAACAATCGCATAGTTTCGGGCATGAGGCCCACCGGAAGGTTGCATCTGGGGCACTATTTCGGTGTTCTGGTCAACTGGGTCAGGATTCAGGAAGACCACGAATGTTATTTCTTTGTTGCCGACTGGCACGCCATGACCAGTGAGTATTCCGATCCCCGTAAAATTTCCGGCTTTGTACCTGAGCTGGTTAAAGACTGGATTGCTGCAGGGCTTGATCCTGAAAAATGTGTTATTTTTCACCAGTCACAGGTTAAGGAGCACATTGAGCTGCACCTGATCCTTTCCATGCTGACCCCGCTGGGCTGGCTGGAAAGAAACCCCACTTACAAGGAAATCAAGCAGGAACTGGTCCAGAAGGAATTGAATACTTACGGTTTTCTCGGCTACCCTGTGCTTATGGCTTCCGACATCCTTATGTATAAGCCTTCGCTTGTTCCCGTGGGACAGGATCAGTTGCCGCATCTGGAACTGACCCGTGAAATCGCCCGCCGTTTCAACCATTTGAACGGTGAATATTTCCCAGAACCCAATGCTATGCTCACCGAGGATGCAAAGCTGCCCGGACTGGACGGCCGCAAAATGTCCAAGAGTTATAATAACGGCATTTTTCTCGGTGAACCCATGGATGAAGTGCAGCCCAAAGTCATGTCCATGCTTACTGACAAGAATAGGCTCAGAAAGTCAGATCCGGGTGATCCTGAAGTTTGCAACCTTTATCCCTACCATAAACTGCTTACCGATGCAGAAACTTGTGCTGAGATTGAGGAAGGCTGCCGCAACGCCAGTCGCGGCTGTGTTGAATGCAAGAAGCTGCTGGCCAAGAATCTGTCCAAATTCCTTGAGCCCATGCAGGAACGGCGTCGCCATTTGGATGAGAATCCGCAGCTTGTCTGGGACATTCTCCACGAAGGAACAGCCAAGGCACAGGTTAAAGCCAAAGAGAATATGGAAGAGATCAGAGAATTGATCGGCTTCAAGTTCTAA
- a CDS encoding ABC transporter substrate-binding protein codes for MNKNLSSLIIILLTLTLFCSSAEAKKAKPFLLGMSAAFTGPSKGLGIELYRGSKVFFDQVNAKGGVNGRKIFIKAMDDGYNPEPAIRNTIKLVEQDRVDCLFNYVGTPTVTRVLPVIKHFNSQTPEFLFFPFTGAQPQREFPYEEYVFNLRASYRQETWGLVHNLYMIGRTRIAVFYQADAYGRSGWDGIRKALREKNLNIIAESTYHRGASFDDSMKKQVEIIKRGKPDAIISVGAYEACAAFVRDARDAGLDVPICNLSFVGSENMLSLLAKLEKKTGYTYTADLINSQTVPSYEDLSLPAVREYRKAMDGNQPPPEGFGQDYQPQKYSFISFEGYLNAKVMTSILERMTEPQYQNNLYAATLSIRNLDIGIGTDINFGRGKHQGLDVVYYTTVSDGKFVPLIDWKRWSK; via the coding sequence ATGAACAAAAACTTATCCTCGCTCATAATCATCCTGCTCACACTCACTCTGTTCTGCTCTTCCGCCGAAGCGAAAAAAGCGAAACCGTTCCTGCTTGGAATGTCCGCAGCCTTCACTGGTCCGAGTAAAGGACTGGGGATAGAACTTTACCGGGGTTCAAAAGTTTTTTTTGATCAAGTCAACGCTAAAGGAGGGGTCAACGGTCGAAAAATTTTCATCAAAGCCATGGATGACGGCTACAATCCCGAACCAGCCATCCGCAACACCATCAAACTGGTAGAACAGGACCGCGTCGACTGCCTTTTCAACTATGTAGGTACACCAACAGTTACCCGCGTCCTCCCTGTAATCAAGCATTTTAATTCGCAAACGCCGGAATTCCTTTTCTTCCCTTTCACCGGAGCCCAGCCGCAACGGGAATTCCCTTATGAGGAATACGTTTTCAACCTTAGGGCTTCTTACAGGCAGGAAACATGGGGGCTGGTCCATAATCTTTATATGATCGGACGTACCCGTATCGCTGTTTTTTATCAGGCCGATGCATATGGCAGAAGCGGCTGGGATGGAATCCGCAAGGCCCTGCGGGAAAAAAATTTAAATATTATTGCCGAAAGTACTTACCACAGGGGGGCCTCATTTGATGACTCCATGAAAAAACAGGTGGAAATTATCAAGAGGGGCAAACCGGACGCAATCATCTCTGTTGGAGCATATGAAGCCTGCGCGGCATTCGTGCGAGATGCCCGGGATGCAGGGCTGGACGTACCTATCTGCAACCTTTCATTTGTCGGCAGTGAAAATATGCTCAGCCTGCTGGCCAAATTGGAAAAGAAAACCGGCTACACTTACACCGCCGACCTGATAAATTCCCAGACAGTCCCCAGCTATGAGGACCTCAGCCTTCCCGCTGTGAGAGAATACAGAAAGGCCATGGACGGAAACCAGCCTCCGCCGGAAGGATTCGGCCAGGACTACCAACCTCAGAAATACAGTTTTATCAGTTTTGAAGGTTACCTGAACGCCAAGGTAATGACCAGTATCCTGGAACGTATGACCGAGCCCCAGTACCAGAACAATCTATACGCAGCCACCCTGTCTATCCGTAATCTGGATATAGGAATCGGTACTGATATTAATTTCGGACGCGGCAAGCATCAGGGGCTTGATGTGGTTTATTACACAACCGTTTCGGATGGCAAATTCGTACCCCTGATTGATTGGAAAAGGTGGAGTAAATGA
- a CDS encoding metalloregulator ArsR/SmtB family transcription factor has protein sequence MIDNSDCCTIHNPTPGAVELVKSKCCPEEVLGELASTFKILGEPVRIKILHALSISDLCVCDLSEFLGMTHSAISHQLRILRTARMVRFVKHGRRAVYSLNDKHVEIIMQTALAHMQGDGCDISKGDTDD, from the coding sequence ATGATCGACAATTCAGACTGCTGCACCATTCACAACCCCACTCCCGGCGCTGTAGAACTGGTAAAAAGCAAGTGCTGCCCAGAGGAAGTGCTGGGCGAACTGGCCTCCACATTCAAAATACTGGGCGAACCGGTCAGGATCAAAATCCTGCATGCTCTCTCCATTAGCGACCTCTGCGTATGCGATCTTTCTGAATTCTTGGGAATGACCCATTCAGCAATTTCTCACCAGCTTAGAATTCTGAGGACTGCACGCATGGTTCGGTTTGTAAAACATGGACGCAGAGCTGTTTACAGTCTCAACGACAAACATGTGGAGATAATCATGCAGACTGCGCTGGCCCACATGCAGGGGGACGGATGCGATATTTCAAAAGGAGATACAGATGATTGA
- a CDS encoding site-2 protease family protein, whose protein sequence is MFDIANTIKEISILALPFLLAITCHEASHGFAAYLLGDPTAKQAGRLTLNPIKHLDPLGTLALVLTRMIGWAKPVPVNPMYFKNPQRDMMIVALAGPAANMALAVMFSIVVKVILSLDVNSLSPLMLKVLEPSVMIANAGVIINLALCFFNLLPIPPLDGSKIIAGFLPRETAFKFMSFRYGFVIVILLAMLGLLGRIISPAMGFFYNFLVH, encoded by the coding sequence ATGTTCGACATCGCCAATACAATCAAAGAAATAAGCATTCTTGCCTTACCTTTTCTGCTGGCAATCACCTGCCATGAAGCCTCGCACGGCTTTGCCGCATATCTTCTGGGCGATCCCACGGCTAAACAAGCCGGGCGCCTTACCTTGAATCCCATAAAGCATCTTGACCCTCTGGGAACCTTAGCTCTGGTGCTGACCCGTATGATCGGCTGGGCCAAGCCTGTTCCGGTCAATCCCATGTACTTCAAAAACCCGCAACGGGATATGATGATTGTCGCTTTGGCAGGTCCGGCGGCAAACATGGCACTTGCGGTAATGTTCTCAATTGTCGTAAAGGTGATTCTTTCACTTGATGTGAATTCCCTGTCGCCGCTGATGCTCAAGGTTCTTGAGCCTTCGGTGATGATCGCCAATGCTGGGGTTATCATCAATCTGGCTTTATGTTTTTTTAATCTGCTGCCTATTCCGCCACTGGACGGCAGTAAGATTATAGCCGGATTTCTGCCCCGCGAGACCGCGTTCAAGTTTATGTCGTTCCGGTACGGATTCGTTATCGTGATCCTGCTGGCAATGCTCGGACTGCTCGGCAGGATAATCAGTCCGGCTATGGGTTTTTTCTATAATTTTCTGGTTCATTAG
- a CDS encoding Hpt domain-containing protein yields the protein MSQKKVEVNPDLYDLVSVLTKSLSDELKDMIRGAEEENYSLVREKIHSSKGAALTFGFTAYAKELEVMREFTLKQDANGLCNSLTRLKLLLENAVFVPAE from the coding sequence ATGTCCCAGAAGAAAGTAGAGGTCAATCCTGATCTCTATGATTTGGTCTCCGTACTTACGAAGTCTTTGTCTGACGAGTTGAAGGATATGATCCGTGGCGCTGAAGAGGAAAATTATTCTCTTGTGCGCGAAAAGATACATTCTTCAAAGGGAGCTGCTTTGACTTTCGGGTTTACTGCTTACGCTAAAGAGCTTGAAGTGATGCGGGAATTTACCCTGAAGCAAGATGCCAACGGATTGTGCAACAGCCTTACCCGCCTGAAGTTGCTGCTTGAAAATGCTGTTTTCGTACCTGCCGAATAG
- a CDS encoding response regulator, producing the protein MAQKTILVVDDEKHIRMLYREELEAGGYKVATSDGSEDILLVIGRENPDLVVLDIKLGINRSGLDLLQEIRQKDQNLPVILSTAYDSFKHDMKSVAADHYVVKSVDLSELKEKVKQALS; encoded by the coding sequence ATGGCTCAGAAGACAATTTTAGTCGTTGACGACGAAAAACATATACGGATGCTCTACAGGGAAGAGCTGGAAGCCGGTGGCTACAAAGTGGCCACCTCTGACGGTTCTGAAGATATCCTTTTGGTCATTGGGCGGGAAAACCCGGATTTGGTTGTCCTTGATATCAAGCTTGGTATCAATCGGTCAGGACTCGACCTCCTGCAGGAGATCAGGCAGAAAGATCAGAACCTGCCGGTTATTCTCAGTACAGCGTATGACAGCTTCAAGCACGATATGAAGTCCGTTGCGGCAGATCATTACGTAGTGAAATCAGTTGATTTAAGCGAACTGAAGGAAAAGGTGAAGCAGGCCTTAAGCTGA
- a CDS encoding response regulator: protein MAGKILVVDDEVHIRMLLEQTLEELEDDYGVELFTAENGEEGLDCIREERPELVFLDIMMPYMNGYEVCQAVREDSSLSNVNIILLTAKGQEADRKHGLELGAERYMTKPFDPDEILEVAKSILNIED from the coding sequence ATGGCCGGAAAGATTCTAGTTGTGGATGACGAAGTCCACATCAGGATGCTTCTAGAACAAACTCTGGAAGAACTTGAAGACGACTATGGCGTAGAATTATTCACAGCCGAGAACGGGGAAGAAGGATTGGACTGCATCCGCGAAGAACGCCCGGAACTGGTTTTTCTCGACATCATGATGCCATATATGAACGGCTATGAAGTATGTCAGGCTGTGCGAGAAGATTCTTCGCTTTCAAATGTAAATATCATCCTCCTTACCGCCAAAGGACAGGAGGCCGACCGCAAGCACGGCCTTGAACTTGGAGCTGAACGGTACATGACTAAACCTTTCGATCCGGACGAAATTCTTGAGGTTGCCAAATCAATTCTGAACATTGAGGACTGA